The segment GGGATAGAGAAGGGAAAGAAATAACTTGACGGAATAGGGAACTTAGGCTTACAGAAGCTCACGGCAGTGTAATCAACGTTCCTCTTCTGTAACATATCGAAAAGGGAAAAGTAAACCTTCCCCTCACCACTGATTGCCTTAGTCATCCCAATTCCGTGAGCTATAACTGCTACTTTCACGCATCAAGAAAATGAGCTAAAGAGTTTTAAAACCTTCTGAAAGGGGAATTAAAAAAAGATTAACTTACTTTTCTGAATAGTAATATAAGTACTACTATAGCTATTATTATCGCTATTACGCTTACAGCTAACGCTATGTCGACTGTCCCAGATATAGAGCCAACTCTTCCACTTAAGGAGGAGTACTCACTGTTGAGCGTCTGAACTGATGACTGCAAGCTCGTTATTGAGGCGTTCAACGAAGATAGTTTCTGAGTTAAGCTGTTAACCGTGTTGGTTAGGCTACTTACCGTTCCACTTAGGCTGTTAACCGTGTTGGTTAGGCTTATCAATGAGGCGTTCAACGAAGATAAGGTCTTAGAAATCGCAGCTTGCTCATTTAAGTTCACGGTTAGGGGTAAGGTAACCTGATTTGAGTTCATTCCGGCGTAGGTCGCCACTATCTGTAGGTCGCTTTCGTATTGAACGTTGTTCACTGTAACGTTAAACACGTAGTTTCCGTTCATGTATTGAGCTGTGTATGTGGTTCCGTTATACGTAGCAGTTACCGTAGCCCCGCTTACAGGTTGACCTAGATAAGTTACAGTGGTATAAACTGTTAAGGTGGTACCTCCTAACATTGTTATTCCAGTTCCGGATTGGACGTTTTGAAGGTAGACGTTTGGTGAGATCACTTTCACCACACTGAGGATCAGCGCTTGAACCTGAACTGTAACCTTAACGGTTAACGGTTGAGGAGCTGTGACCGTTATGTTCTCCTCCGCCGTTGCGTAAGGAGCTGGTGGAACAACACGTAAGGTATAAGTTCCGGAAGGTAACTGCAACGTCGCTATTCCTGAGCCGTTAGTTACGTTTTGTGCAGAGTTAGCCTGAACCGTTGCACCTGAGACAGGAGATCCTTGAGGATTAACCACTATCACCGTGACCGTTGACAATAAAGGTTGGAATTGAAACGTTGTCGAGTTAGTTAGTCCCTGAGACGTCCCTACATGAACCGTATAGGTACCATATTGATATGGCCCCGTAGGTGAAGATGGAAAAGTAAAGGCCTTCAATTGATACGCTCCGGTTGAACTACTTGTAGTCGTGTTCGAATATATGACGCTTCCACTTGGGTTGTATATGGTTATCCCTACTAAGGTGTTAGGAGATGTTGTCCCCTCAATGAAAACCGTTTGACCAGGATGATAGACAGGCTGCGTGGAGACAGTTATTATGGCCGGTGAGGCAAATGAGATAACTGGAACTACTAGAAAAGTTAAAAGGATTAAGGGAAGGAAATTAAATCTCATTTTTTATCACCATGTATATAAAAAGAACGAAAAATTAACTTGCTTCAATTATAGTGGTCACCGATTGCGTATATGGTACTGATAGACCGACGTTTTCATATGGAACGAACGTTACTGTGTAATTACCTGGCATCGTTGGAGTGAACAGAGTACCCACCTGGAAGGACTGTCCGGGGGATAAGGTCACTGTTGATATTACTGGTAACTGAGCTGCACTTCCGTTTATGTATATCTCCAGTACTCCGTATATAGTCTCGTTAACGTTTCCTGTATTAGTTATGTTTACGTATATGTGATATGGAGTTCCCACCTTCATCGAAGTTACTGGCGTGCCGTTGGATAACGTTAATCCTATTTTAGACACGGAGACGTTCAGATGCAGGATTCCAATGTTAAAGTAGGCTGACCCTATCATCTTTAACGCTTGATTGAGCCCTTGGTAGTTATAGTATGTACCCTGCAACACGTTCATGTTAACTACAACTTTGTTTAGTTGACCCGGAGAGTAGGATATTAAACCACTTACACCAGGTGAGTAAACTGTAGGTGGAACTATCCTTAAAAGTCCAGAGTAGTACGGTCCTGAACCTATTTCAGTTAAGATCAGGGTCGTCATCTCACCGTTCAGAGTATTAACTACCGTGACGTTAAATGTGCTTCCGGTCGCTGGTACATTAGGATTGAGAACGGCATCGGGAGCATACACTGTTACGTTCACTAACTCGCCTGCCGTAACGTTGGGGAACGGGACGCTACCTGACGTTACGTTTTCTCCATTGTATATTATGGAAATGACTGGTGGAACTTGTCCATTTATATTCAATGTTACTGTTTTAGACGAAACTGATGGTACATAGTAAGCTGACGCTATGTTCACAGTTCCAGTTGACACATTGGGCACTAACACGTAATGAACTGAATTTACTTGAGGAGTTACTGTTACCACATCAGTTAAGTTAACGTTCAAGGGTATCGACGAACTTATTGGTAGTCCATTCCATAGTGTCATTGGTACAGTTATTATCCATACTGAATTATTATAATAGAAACTCACTTTTGGATTAGATATTAACGCAGACCCAGTTATTAATTGCTTGGAGTTCTGTGTCGATATAGTAGCTATCTGATTTGCTAACAATGATAGCTCGGCAGAGGTTAACGACGAGTAGTTCCCCGCAGTTGAGGGATGTGAGAACAACTGGAACAGAGAAGAGTTTAGCTTTATCTCAAGTTTAGCAAATGGGGAAGCTGGTGTAGGGTTGAGTATAGAATAATTGACACCTGGATTAAGTACAGCAATCTGCTGTTGTGTATAGTAAGGTACGATTGAAGATATGGTAGATGTTCTCCCTATTGAAGCGTTAGCGTTTATCAGGACCACTGTGTCAGGAGCTACGGTGTAGCCAGATGCAGTAATCAAGGAAGTGACGTTATTAACTGAGGCCACACTAGAGTTCCCTAGAACTATAGACCCTCCAAATACAGGAGACCCAGCTGCAACTTCCTTAAGAGTTATAGGCACAGTTACTACGCTAGGCTGAGTGTATCCGTTCCACTCCACTAGCTGAGCGTATATCTTCAAGGAACCTGAATACTTCATGTTAGTAGCTTCCACAAGACCGGGAGAACTTACCGTAACGTTTACCTTCTGTCCAGGAAGTGCTGTTGTTGGAGTTGTTGTTAACGAGAACGGAGACGTAGATAACGTGACTGTAGTGTTAACTTGAGTGTTTGAAGCCGGTGAGGTGTAACTGAAAACTAATTTACCACCGTTTATTATTTTAGTTAATGGAGCGATATCATTCCCATTAATTGAGAAATAGTATGTTCCATTACTATATGTTACAGTGTAGTATATTGATGCAGTGAATTTTCCACTACCTGCAGACGTTTCTACAATAGATATCGTTGTCTTAGATGGTGCCGATGATGAAGGGACTGCTAGATCGTTTGATGAATTCTCCACGTAGATTTTCACGGTTGAAGTTAACACAGAGTTAGGAAGGGTTTGTGCGTATTGCTGATCTGTAACAGTTACGTTAATGTAGTGCTTCTCTGGCAACACGTTATAAGGCAATGGTGGGAAGTAAGCCTGCGATGATGAGCCAGTTGGCGTCAAGACGGTGATTGATGGAGCGTAGGTCTGGAAAGTATATACGAGAGTTAACGTCTGTGACGCTAGCTGATCCTTTATAGTGATCGTTAGGGTTGTACCAGAAGGAATGTAGGACTTTCCTATAACACTTAACAACGCAGCTCTAGGTATGGTAAACGTGAAATTACCATTACCGCTAGGTGAAGTTATATAATGTACTCCTAACGCGCTGAGGTTAGTTGGTATTGGCGAAGAGCCAGGAACTAAAATCTGTGCGCTCTCAGTTGCGAAGGGTATTCCTGAGTAGGAAATTTCTCCATTACTCACAGTTATAGTTGTCGTTTTACCGAAAGCTAAGTTCGGTTCGTAATAGGTAGCCTCAAGATAGTTTGTAACGTTTGATGTGGTTATTGAAGTTCCAGGAGCTGGATAGACTGACGTGAGGGAAGGAGTTCTTACCGCAATAGTGCCTAATCCTGTCTGATTCTTAGGGGCACTAGATCCCAAGAAATAGTATGAGGCACCATAGTCATTGGTTGCGTTTATCAAGATCGTTGTGTTACTGAAATAGGAAGGTGGAAGGTAAACAGTTACGTTTTGTTCATATGGTGGAATAAGTATCCCCGGTTTTGAGGACTGGTTCAGCTCTAGGTAAATTGGTATTGAAAAGATACCTGTACCTTCACCGGTTTCATTAAGACGTACTTGTGCAGAGTAAACCAATTGTGACTTTCCGATCTCCGGTACATATCTAAATTGTATAGGACTACCGGATGAACTTATCAGAGAAATGTAAACGTGTTTAAGCGTAGTTATGTTAGTGAAGTTAGATATGTTGTCGAACGCGTTAACCTGAATGACTGTAGATGTTGAGCTTAAGGATATTGAGAAACTTTGGACAGTGGTCTCTTTGATTTGACCGGTAACATCTATGCTAGCCGAGTTTCCAAATACATCTTGTACGGTTATCTGTATGGGTGTTGACTTAGTAAATAAATTCATGTTTATTAAGTTCTCATATTGAGACCCGGTAACGTAGGAAGGTATATAGGTTGGTGTTGTTGATGTTGCTGGTGTTATAGTAGCGTATTGAGTATTTGTGCTTGTAACTACAGATGAGGTGTAGAGCGTAACGTTGCCGCTGTACACGTCAGCGTAACCAAACAAAGCTAAGGCGTTAGAGTCGTTATTGTCGGCAGATATATTTGTACGTACTGGGCCTCCGTTCATAACTGAAACGTAGGAAACGTTTTGATATACAGTTACTGGTGTTTCACTTGATGGAGAAGTGCTAAATAGCCCATATAACCCATAGAATGGAGATGCTTGAAGTATACTATCGTTGAAGAACACCTCCCAAGTTGAGTTAAGAGGTACATTTGATATGGATGACATCAGAGTTGGAGAGTAATTTGCGGAGTTCGCGTTGTAATTATTTATCGTGATTGAGGGACCTGATGAGTATTTTATAGTAATTTGCTTACTTGAGCCG is part of the Metallosphaera cuprina Ar-4 genome and harbors:
- the slaA gene encoding S-layer protein SlaA — its product is MAFSVKKVMNENTTRYLSILLVFLMGGSFLLGVVPQAQVSSTQSGITIAASNEWIGQGVVVLVSVYNPNVPMNYIGAKYVLGNISVGNGTEFLPLKQFNGTVYYVDNNNHYFWFFITMSNTSKVTTNGIFEGPYKTYYNYYLTLNSTLKIPQFELVKGFPYNLTSNYNIIVSAKSLWPYVNVSNLNYTFGSSKQITIKYSSGPSITINNYNANSANYSPTLMSSISNVPLNSTWEVFFNDSILQASPFYGLYGLFSTSPSSETPVTVYQNVSYVSVMNGGPVRTNISADNNDSNALALFGYADVYSGNVTLYTSSVVTSTNTQYATITPATSTTPTYIPSYVTGSQYENLINMNLFTKSTPIQITVQDVFGNSASIDVTGQIKETTVQSFSISLSSTSTVIQVNAFDNISNFTNITTLKHVYISLISSSGSPIQFRYVPEIGKSQLVYSAQVRLNETGEGTGIFSIPIYLELNQSSKPGILIPPYEQNVTVYLPPSYFSNTTILINATNDYGASYYFLGSSAPKNQTGLGTIAVRTPSLTSVYPAPGTSITTSNVTNYLEATYYEPNLAFGKTTTITVSNGEISYSGIPFATESAQILVPGSSPIPTNLSALGVHYITSPSGNGNFTFTIPRAALLSVIGKSYIPSGTTLTITIKDQLASQTLTLVYTFQTYAPSITVLTPTGSSSQAYFPPLPYNVLPEKHYINVTVTDQQYAQTLPNSVLTSTVKIYVENSSNDLAVPSSSAPSKTTISIVETSAGSGKFTASIYYTVTYSNGTYYFSINGNDIAPLTKIINGGKLVFSYTSPASNTQVNTTVTLSTSPFSLTTTPTTALPGQKVNVTVSSPGLVEATNMKYSGSLKIYAQLVEWNGYTQPSVVTVPITLKEVAAGSPVFGGSIVLGNSSVASVNNVTSLITASGYTVAPDTVVLINANASIGRTSTISSIVPYYTQQQIAVLNPGVNYSILNPTPASPFAKLEIKLNSSLFQLFSHPSTAGNYSSLTSAELSLLANQIATISTQNSKQLITGSALISNPKVSFYYNNSVWIITVPMTLWNGLPISSSIPLNVNLTDVVTVTPQVNSVHYVLVPNVSTGTVNIASAYYVPSVSSKTVTLNINGQVPPVISIIYNGENVTSGSVPFPNVTAGELVNVTVYAPDAVLNPNVPATGSTFNVTVVNTLNGEMTTLILTEIGSGPYYSGLLRIVPPTVYSPGVSGLISYSPGQLNKVVVNMNVLQGTYYNYQGLNQALKMIGSAYFNIGILHLNVSVSKIGLTLSNGTPVTSMKVGTPYHIYVNITNTGNVNETIYGVLEIYINGSAAQLPVISTVTLSPGQSFQVGTLFTPTMPGNYTVTFVPYENVGLSVPYTQSVTTIIEAS
- the slaB gene encoding S-layer protein SlaB, with the translated sequence MRFNFLPLILLTFLVVPVISFASPAIITVSTQPVYHPGQTVFIEGTTSPNTLVGITIYNPSGSVIYSNTTTSSSTGAYQLKAFTFPSSPTGPYQYGTYTVHVGTSQGLTNSTTFQFQPLLSTVTVIVVNPQGSPVSGATVQANSAQNVTNGSGIATLQLPSGTYTLRVVPPAPYATAEENITVTAPQPLTVKVTVQVQALILSVVKVISPNVYLQNVQSGTGITMLGGTTLTVYTTVTYLGQPVSGATVTATYNGTTYTAQYMNGNYVFNVTVNNVQYESDLQIVATYAGMNSNQVTLPLTVNLNEQAAISKTLSSLNASLISLTNTVNSLSGTVSSLTNTVNSLTQKLSSLNASITSLQSSVQTLNSEYSSLSGRVGSISGTVDIALAVSVIAIIIAIVVLILLFRKVS